Proteins encoded in a region of the Variovorax sp. PAMC 28711 genome:
- a CDS encoding response regulator transcription factor — MNVLIVDDNEAAADLLQELLSLQDHTVRCTYTAQQALDACAGEMFDAALIDLTLPDRPGIEVARHLRSSAVVGKTPLLVAISGLSAGDTPGAAGVFDHYLQKPIDFDALDRILALQ; from the coding sequence GTGAATGTGCTGATCGTCGACGACAACGAAGCTGCGGCCGACCTGCTGCAAGAGTTGCTTTCGCTGCAGGACCACACCGTTCGCTGTACCTACACGGCGCAGCAAGCCCTCGATGCTTGCGCCGGCGAGATGTTCGACGCTGCGCTCATCGACCTCACGCTGCCCGATCGCCCCGGCATCGAGGTGGCGCGGCACCTGCGCTCGTCCGCCGTCGTGGGCAAGACGCCGCTGCTGGTGGCGATCTCCGGCCTCTCGGCCGGCGACACGCCCGGTGCGGCCGGCGTGTTCGATCACTACCTGCAAAAGCCGATCGATTTCGATGCGCTCGACCGCATCCTTGCGCTGCAATGA